From Luteococcus japonicus, one genomic window encodes:
- the ccsB gene encoding c-type cytochrome biogenesis protein CcsB — MLEISKFALSAAVILVALAAVAFVAGLTTSRRPAPVMAGAGGPSVPSTSLETGTTATRGVAWYGSQLTLAGFIAMSIWFIARTIVVKHAPFANQYEFACAFGWGMLAFYVYFERRHQARFLGIALLPMALAVLIYAATRDDITKPLMPALQSPFMLTVHVFLAVLGYGAGGVASAAGILYLLKPKVNWAALPSRERLDELGYRAVVFSFPLLTMMNIQGAIWANNAWGKYWSWDPKETAALVTWLIYGAYIHARVTKGWQGNRSAWLLILGFGAIIFTFLGNHFFGGMHSYGG, encoded by the coding sequence ATGCTTGAGATCTCGAAGTTCGCCCTCAGCGCGGCGGTGATCCTGGTGGCGCTGGCCGCCGTGGCCTTCGTCGCCGGACTGACCACCAGCCGTCGCCCCGCCCCCGTGATGGCCGGTGCCGGCGGTCCGTCGGTTCCCTCGACCAGCCTTGAGACGGGGACCACCGCCACCCGCGGTGTGGCCTGGTACGGCAGCCAGCTGACCCTGGCCGGGTTCATCGCGATGAGCATCTGGTTCATCGCCCGCACCATCGTCGTCAAGCACGCCCCCTTCGCGAACCAGTACGAGTTCGCCTGCGCCTTCGGCTGGGGCATGCTCGCCTTCTACGTCTACTTCGAGCGCCGCCACCAGGCCCGCTTCCTGGGCATCGCCCTGCTGCCGATGGCACTGGCCGTGCTGATCTACGCCGCCACCCGCGACGACATCACCAAGCCCCTGATGCCGGCCCTGCAGAGCCCCTTCATGCTGACGGTGCACGTCTTCCTGGCGGTCCTGGGCTACGGCGCCGGCGGTGTCGCATCGGCCGCCGGCATCCTGTACCTGCTCAAGCCGAAGGTGAACTGGGCGGCCCTGCCGTCGCGTGAGCGCCTCGACGAGCTGGGCTACCGCGCCGTCGTGTTCAGCTTCCCGCTGCTGACCATGATGAACATCCAGGGCGCCATCTGGGCCAACAATGCCTGGGGCAAGTACTGGAGCTGGGACCCCAAGGAGACCGCCGCACTGGTCACCTGGCTGATCTACGGCGCCTACATCCACGCCCGCGTCACCAAGGGCTGGCAGGGCAACCGCTCCGCCTGGTTGCTGATCCTGGGCTTCGGCGCCATCATCTTCACCTTCCTCGGCAACCACTTCTTCGGTGGCATGCACTCCTACGGAGGCTGA
- a CDS encoding DNA-3-methyladenine glycosylase family protein — MEATAWGEGSSWALDQVPRLLGCHDEADFHPSHPLLKALVRRHPSLRVGATDLVCESLLPAVIEQKVTGAEAFRSIARLTRRYGDPAPGPARIVGHPADGMVLPLTAAQWAAVPSWEYLTVGVEQKRSATVVAAARRASALERVTQRPDPDSALRSLPGIGPWTAARVRQQALGDPDAWSIGDYHVPRAISFALCGEELDDDGCAELLEPFAGHRYRVELLLAQAGDRRERRGPRRSLPAHLP, encoded by the coding sequence GTGGAGGCCACCGCGTGGGGTGAGGGGAGCAGCTGGGCGCTGGACCAGGTGCCGCGCCTGCTCGGCTGCCACGACGAGGCAGACTTCCACCCCTCGCACCCACTGCTGAAGGCGCTCGTGCGGCGCCACCCGTCGCTGCGCGTGGGGGCGACGGACCTGGTCTGCGAGAGCCTGCTGCCCGCCGTGATCGAGCAGAAGGTCACCGGCGCCGAGGCCTTCCGCTCCATCGCCCGGCTGACCAGACGTTACGGGGATCCGGCGCCGGGACCGGCCCGCATCGTGGGGCATCCGGCGGACGGCATGGTGCTCCCGCTGACCGCCGCGCAGTGGGCCGCGGTGCCGTCCTGGGAGTACCTCACGGTGGGGGTGGAACAGAAACGGTCCGCGACGGTGGTGGCGGCCGCCCGCCGAGCCTCGGCACTGGAGCGGGTGACCCAGCGCCCGGATCCGGACTCGGCCCTGCGCTCCCTGCCGGGGATCGGTCCCTGGACCGCAGCCCGGGTGCGGCAGCAGGCGCTGGGCGATCCTGACGCGTGGAGCATCGGTGACTACCACGTCCCCCGCGCGATCAGCTTCGCGTTGTGCGGCGAGGAACTGGACGACGACGGCTGCGCCGAGCTGCTGGAGCCCTTCGCGGGGCACCGATACCGCGTCGAGCTGCTGCTGGCCCAGGCCGGGGACCGCCGGGAGCGCCGCGGTCCCCGTCGCAGCCTGCCCGCGCATCTGCCCTGA
- a CDS encoding YibE/F family protein — translation MAHSHSHSTRSDDPEIRRLEQRALGLMMSFLVPIAVLTVTALVWLWPHDVTSHIKNDTSSVMVPGVTMPKAHVTMVNEVSCEGTTGSIANDTRACANLHVQLTEGPETGQTYEVMVTAAIYASGIDPGDTVKLYRMPSPQDGTTVYQFADFERSAPLIFFTVLLAVLVVLVARWRGFASLLGLVFAAVVMWKFLFPALIVGHNPTIVGLAASSAIMFVVLYTAHGFSTRTTTALVGTLFGLMITAALGFWATKWAHLTGVSSEDDYLLASSAPNLPLQSVVICGVIIAGLGVLNDVTITQASAVWELAEGGGRRRKDLFLGAMRIGRDHIASTVYTMAFATAGAILSVLLLLSIYQRPLGEVLTSEMFAAELVRTLVGSIGLALAVPVTTGIAVAAVTAGRPLPRRDQIMPQKQPEARQPEQPALLTPARASKPERGVDHPTLTNMGIVRPGRARPSTEQDLFKRPQGPDEV, via the coding sequence ATGGCACATTCCCATTCCCACTCCACCCGCAGCGACGATCCGGAGATCCGGCGGCTCGAGCAACGGGCACTGGGCCTGATGATGAGCTTCCTGGTGCCCATCGCCGTGCTCACCGTCACCGCCCTGGTCTGGCTGTGGCCGCACGACGTGACCTCGCACATCAAGAACGACACCTCGTCGGTGATGGTCCCGGGCGTCACCATGCCGAAGGCCCACGTGACGATGGTCAACGAGGTCAGTTGCGAGGGCACGACGGGATCCATCGCGAATGACACCCGTGCCTGCGCCAACCTGCACGTGCAACTCACGGAGGGCCCGGAGACCGGCCAGACCTACGAGGTGATGGTCACGGCGGCCATCTACGCGTCGGGGATCGACCCCGGGGACACGGTGAAGCTCTACCGGATGCCCTCCCCCCAGGACGGCACCACCGTCTACCAGTTCGCGGACTTCGAACGCAGCGCACCGCTGATCTTCTTCACCGTCCTGCTGGCGGTCCTGGTGGTGCTGGTGGCCCGGTGGCGTGGCTTCGCCTCCCTGCTCGGCCTGGTCTTCGCGGCCGTCGTGATGTGGAAGTTCCTCTTCCCGGCACTGATCGTGGGGCACAATCCGACGATCGTGGGGCTGGCGGCGAGCTCCGCCATCATGTTCGTGGTGCTGTACACCGCCCACGGTTTCTCCACGCGCACGACGACGGCGCTGGTGGGCACCCTGTTCGGCCTGATGATCACGGCGGCGCTGGGTTTCTGGGCCACGAAGTGGGCGCACCTGACCGGTGTCTCCAGCGAGGACGACTACCTGCTGGCCAGTTCCGCGCCGAACCTGCCGCTGCAGTCCGTGGTGATCTGCGGCGTGATCATCGCCGGCCTGGGCGTGCTGAACGACGTCACCATCACCCAGGCCTCCGCGGTCTGGGAACTGGCGGAGGGTGGCGGACGCCGCCGCAAGGACCTGTTCCTGGGTGCGATGCGGATTGGCCGTGACCACATCGCGTCGACGGTCTACACCATGGCCTTCGCGACGGCGGGTGCCATCCTGTCGGTCCTGTTGCTGCTGAGCATCTACCAGCGGCCGCTGGGCGAGGTGCTGACCAGCGAGATGTTCGCCGCGGAGCTGGTGCGCACCCTGGTGGGCTCCATCGGATTGGCACTGGCAGTGCCGGTGACGACGGGCATCGCGGTGGCCGCCGTGACCGCCGGCCGTCCCCTTCCCCGCCGGGACCAGATCATGCCGCAGAAGCAGCCGGAAGCCCGGCAGCCGGAACAGCCCGCACTGCTGACCCCGGCTCGGGCCTCGAAGCCGGAGCGGGGGGTGGACCACCCGACACTCACGAACATGGGGATCGTGCGCCCCGGCCGGGCGCGCCCCAGCACCGAACAGGACCTGTTCAAGCGGCCGCAGGGGCCCGACGAGGTCTGA
- a CDS encoding tetratricopeptide repeat protein produces MTYYNLGFLYMSKNDMAKARENWQKVVDLDPKSELAKSVQSHLGKSPSASASPSAKAGSPSASPSR; encoded by the coding sequence GTGACCTACTACAACCTCGGCTTCCTGTACATGTCGAAGAATGACATGGCCAAGGCCCGCGAGAACTGGCAGAAGGTGGTGGACCTGGACCCCAAGTCCGAGCTGGCCAAGAGCGTCCAGTCCCACCTGGGCAAGTCCCCCAGCGCGTCCGCCTCCCCGTCGGCCAAGGCAGGCAGCCCGTCGGCCTCGCCCTCACGCTGA
- a CDS encoding cytochrome c biogenesis protein ResB: MSTAVASGGDISPKDLFRRIYRLFHNKRFGLWLIFAMTFLSLVGVLFDQVPAEVRADPGRYREFLEQVHPKFRGWTYPLSMMGVFHMFSSWPFRIVNLLLVLSIIACTTHRLPTLWRNATKPHTHVREGFFDHARTHRTSVVAGDAQQLYAEAKSKLAAKRFRVIEDNRDATEGLNLYADRYRWMPLGTALAHTAFCLILLGVLVTNNTGFHEEEFTVPIGMGPQAVGHGTNLAVEAKSFTDSYHDDGSPMDYAADVVLWEDGKPVKEHLLKVNSPLKQGRIMFNQSYFGFAADMTVKDAAGKEILHTGVPLQYATDDQLQNYGRQALPDGRMIVVIAPASGQIDAQIGPGQVMVDLYDADRKPVDSQVLSQGKPLTMDGLQVTFNRERQFTGLMVSKDNGAPLVWLGSLLLVLGMLSTMFFRHQRLWLRIHPDAAGNTLRIGSPDKHDILFEAEVTRFVESLGGRTTATSHDAHEERDVAVPEDDDVVPALFGSRTADDTTPLTPPDTTYPTPEPVEGTTTGSKNA, from the coding sequence ATGAGTACCGCAGTTGCCAGTGGCGGCGACATCAGTCCCAAGGACCTGTTCCGACGCATCTACCGCCTGTTCCACAACAAGCGCTTTGGCCTGTGGCTGATCTTCGCGATGACCTTCCTGAGTCTGGTGGGTGTGCTCTTCGACCAAGTTCCGGCCGAGGTGCGGGCGGACCCGGGGCGCTACCGCGAATTCCTGGAGCAGGTGCACCCCAAGTTCCGCGGCTGGACCTATCCGCTGAGCATGATGGGCGTCTTCCACATGTTCAGCTCGTGGCCCTTCCGGATCGTCAACCTGCTCCTGGTGCTCAGCATCATCGCCTGCACCACGCACCGCCTGCCCACCCTGTGGCGCAATGCCACCAAGCCGCACACCCATGTGCGCGAGGGCTTCTTCGACCACGCCCGCACCCATCGCACCAGCGTCGTGGCCGGCGATGCGCAGCAGCTCTACGCCGAGGCGAAGTCCAAGCTGGCCGCGAAGCGCTTCCGTGTGATCGAGGACAACCGCGACGCCACGGAGGGCCTCAACCTCTATGCCGACCGCTACCGCTGGATGCCACTGGGCACCGCGCTGGCGCACACCGCCTTCTGCCTGATCCTGCTCGGTGTGCTGGTCACCAACAACACCGGATTCCACGAGGAGGAGTTCACCGTCCCGATCGGGATGGGGCCGCAGGCCGTCGGGCACGGCACCAACCTGGCCGTCGAGGCGAAGAGCTTCACCGACAGCTACCACGACGACGGCTCCCCGATGGACTATGCCGCCGACGTGGTGCTGTGGGAGGACGGCAAGCCCGTCAAGGAGCACCTGCTCAAGGTGAACTCGCCGCTCAAGCAAGGGCGGATCATGTTCAACCAGTCCTACTTCGGCTTCGCCGCGGACATGACCGTGAAGGACGCCGCCGGCAAGGAGATCCTGCACACCGGTGTGCCACTGCAGTACGCCACCGACGACCAGCTGCAGAACTACGGCCGCCAGGCCCTGCCCGACGGCCGGATGATCGTCGTGATCGCCCCCGCCTCGGGCCAGATCGACGCGCAGATCGGCCCCGGCCAGGTGATGGTTGACCTCTACGACGCCGACCGCAAGCCCGTTGACTCCCAGGTGCTGAGCCAGGGCAAGCCGCTGACCATGGACGGGCTGCAGGTCACCTTCAACCGGGAGCGCCAGTTCACCGGCCTGATGGTCAGCAAGGACAATGGTGCGCCGCTGGTGTGGCTGGGTTCCCTGCTGCTCGTGCTGGGCATGCTGAGCACCATGTTCTTCCGCCACCAGCGGCTGTGGCTGCGCATCCACCCCGACGCGGCGGGCAACACCCTGCGGATCGGCTCGCCGGACAAGCACGACATCCTCTTCGAGGCGGAGGTGACCCGCTTCGTCGAGAGCCTGGGCGGCAGGACCACCGCCACCAGCCATGACGCCCACGAGGAACGTGACGTGGCCGTCCCCGAGGACGACGACGTCGTCCCCGCCCTCTTCGGTTCCCGAACCGCCGATGACACGACCCCCCTCACGCCCCCCGACACCACCTACCCGACCCCCGAGCCTGTCGAGGGGACCACCACTGGGAGCAAGAATGCTTGA
- a CDS encoding TlpA family protein disulfide reductase — protein MSENTTDPAMTSGDWRAKLRQSKFGSTGVLLLTLALVLAGAWFVNRADSRETINQADQSGGAAQVTLEGDQSGSAPEIGKPAPQFRATTMDGKEVSLASLKGKPVWITFGATWCTACRAEAPDIEQAWQKAKAKDAVVLAVFISEDAATVRGYANRLNLSFPMISDPDTTIASRYRSIGIPSHFFIDREGNLQASHVGALTADQMAENLAKVGA, from the coding sequence ATGAGCGAGAACACCACGGACCCGGCGATGACCTCGGGTGACTGGCGCGCCAAGCTGCGCCAGAGCAAGTTCGGCAGCACCGGCGTGCTGCTGCTGACCCTGGCCCTCGTCCTCGCCGGCGCCTGGTTCGTGAACCGGGCGGATTCCCGCGAGACCATCAACCAGGCCGACCAGAGTGGCGGCGCCGCCCAGGTGACCCTTGAGGGCGACCAGAGCGGTTCGGCGCCGGAGATCGGCAAGCCCGCGCCGCAGTTCCGCGCCACGACGATGGATGGCAAGGAGGTCTCGCTGGCGTCGCTGAAGGGCAAGCCCGTGTGGATCACCTTCGGTGCCACCTGGTGCACCGCCTGCCGCGCCGAGGCCCCGGACATCGAGCAGGCCTGGCAGAAGGCCAAGGCGAAGGACGCCGTCGTGCTGGCGGTCTTCATCAGTGAGGATGCGGCCACCGTGCGCGGCTACGCCAACCGGCTCAACCTCAGCTTCCCGATGATCAGTGATCCGGACACCACCATCGCGTCGCGCTACCGCTCGATCGGGATCCCCTCGCACTTCTTCATCGACCGAGAGGGCAACCTGCAGGCCTCCCACGTCGGCGCCCTCACCGCGGACCAGATGGCCGAGAACCTGGCCAAGGTCGGCGCCTGA
- a CDS encoding ATP-binding protein, producing MARTWPWRRLQDRRSSLSRRLVWLSVLSVSATVLMVATGAYWMTRFSLYNQLDDELIDVAAYSAAQIQTDVEGMGGLNTSALRAANVTLMLLASDGRAQQVRGASVALEPGDEELAVARTQTGDSARTVTDTNGSRYRMVAVPQTIQGTRYALVIARPLGPTEATLHWLWLTMMTTGGLGVLLSVLLGWLSSRQAMQPLRNLSGAVAHVTETDELTPIEIHSEDELGELTRSFNTMLNSLSSSRERQKRLIADAGHELRTPLTSMRTNIELLVADDKTGMLPEGARGEILHDIAAQLGEFTSLVGDLVQLSREDKVTANPEPMDLRDVVESAIVRAKRRGPGLVFDVELNPLFLVGEPDTLERAVTNLLDNAVKFSPPGGTIHVHLQGDTLRIADQGPGIADEDRPHVFDRFYRSDQARNTPGTGLGLSIVAHTIKAHGGEVTAQRSAEGGAEFIVRLPGKTVEDQQAEDDTVTMPAIKD from the coding sequence CTGGCCCGTACGTGGCCGTGGCGACGGCTGCAGGACCGCCGCTCGTCACTGAGCAGGCGGTTGGTGTGGTTGTCGGTGCTCTCCGTCAGCGCGACGGTGCTGATGGTGGCCACCGGCGCCTACTGGATGACCCGCTTCAGCCTGTACAACCAGCTGGACGACGAACTGATCGACGTCGCCGCCTACTCCGCCGCCCAGATCCAGACCGACGTCGAGGGCATGGGCGGGCTGAACACCAGTGCACTGCGCGCCGCGAACGTGACCCTGATGCTGCTTGCCAGCGACGGCCGCGCCCAGCAGGTGCGCGGCGCCAGCGTGGCGCTGGAGCCCGGCGACGAGGAACTGGCCGTCGCCCGAACCCAGACCGGTGACTCCGCACGCACCGTGACGGACACCAATGGCTCGCGCTACCGCATGGTGGCGGTGCCGCAGACCATCCAGGGCACGCGCTACGCACTGGTGATCGCCCGGCCTCTCGGGCCGACGGAGGCGACGCTGCACTGGCTGTGGCTGACGATGATGACCACCGGCGGGCTGGGCGTCCTGCTCTCGGTACTGCTGGGCTGGCTGTCCTCGCGGCAGGCGATGCAGCCGCTGCGCAACCTCTCGGGCGCCGTGGCCCACGTCACGGAGACCGACGAGCTGACCCCGATCGAGATCCATTCCGAGGACGAGCTCGGCGAACTGACCCGCTCCTTCAACACCATGCTGAACTCGCTCAGCTCGTCGCGTGAGCGCCAGAAGCGGCTGATCGCCGACGCCGGGCACGAGCTGCGCACCCCGTTGACGTCGATGCGCACCAACATCGAGCTACTGGTGGCCGACGACAAGACCGGCATGCTGCCCGAGGGGGCCCGCGGCGAGATCCTGCACGACATCGCCGCCCAGCTTGGCGAGTTCACCTCACTGGTGGGTGACCTGGTGCAGCTCTCCCGCGAGGACAAGGTGACGGCCAACCCGGAGCCGATGGACCTTCGCGACGTCGTCGAGTCCGCCATCGTGCGTGCCAAGCGTCGCGGACCTGGCCTGGTCTTCGACGTGGAGTTGAACCCCCTCTTCCTGGTGGGTGAGCCGGACACGCTGGAGCGCGCGGTGACCAACCTGCTGGACAATGCGGTGAAGTTCTCCCCGCCCGGCGGCACCATCCACGTGCACCTGCAGGGTGACACCCTGCGGATCGCGGACCAGGGCCCCGGCATCGCCGACGAGGACCGGCCCCACGTCTTCGACCGCTTCTACCGCTCTGACCAGGCGCGCAACACCCCCGGCACCGGGCTGGGCCTGTCCATCGTCGCGCACACCATCAAGGCCCACGGCGGCGAGGTGACCGCCCAACGCTCCGCGGAGGGCGGCGCCGAGTTCATCGTCCGGCTGCCCGGCAAGACCGTCGAGGACCAGCAGGCCGAGGACGACACCGTCACCATGCCGGCCATCAAGGACTGA
- a CDS encoding AI-2E family transporter, producing MYSAEQPDLRNRTPRALDVALRVGIPFLVSVACGWVAIRLMGQARFALVPMAIAMLLTALLSPAVSWMRRRLHVPAYLAGALALVGTMGVLIAVIGHAGSALLADGGSITAMAQDVLHSTAAWLRGGPLHVQDGQLPQAVDKAQAWLATNSSNIASTVMTFGGSLSELSAMALLGLVSAFFFLGDGKRIWRSILWLVPPRSRNRQFEASRRSWHALELYARTAVVVAVIDAVCIGLGALLLDVPFPLPLAMLVFVSAFIPFVGAIASGAVAVVLALFTGGPTTALLMAVVVLAVQQLEGNVLQPLLMGRAVSLHPYAVIVGVSLSGYLFGLVGALLAVPAMAGGMAWLRYLNDTDPFPQLEAEPDPAEEAGSGAHPAHP from the coding sequence GTGTACAGCGCCGAACAACCCGACCTGCGGAACCGCACCCCCCGAGCCCTCGACGTCGCCCTGCGCGTCGGTATCCCCTTCCTGGTCTCCGTCGCCTGCGGCTGGGTGGCCATCCGCCTGATGGGCCAGGCCAGGTTCGCCCTGGTCCCGATGGCCATCGCCATGCTGCTGACCGCACTGTTGAGCCCGGCCGTTTCCTGGATGCGCCGCCGGCTCCACGTGCCCGCCTACCTGGCCGGCGCTCTGGCCCTGGTCGGAACCATGGGCGTCCTGATCGCGGTGATCGGCCATGCCGGCAGCGCCCTGCTGGCGGACGGCGGGAGCATCACGGCGATGGCGCAGGACGTACTGCACTCCACGGCCGCGTGGTTGCGCGGCGGACCCCTGCACGTACAGGACGGACAGCTTCCCCAGGCGGTGGACAAGGCCCAGGCCTGGCTGGCCACCAATTCGTCGAACATCGCCTCCACCGTCATGACCTTCGGTGGCTCGCTGAGCGAACTCAGTGCCATGGCCCTGCTCGGCCTGGTCAGCGCCTTCTTCTTCCTGGGCGACGGGAAGCGCATCTGGCGCAGCATCCTGTGGCTGGTGCCGCCGCGCTCGCGGAACCGGCAGTTCGAGGCCTCCCGCCGCAGCTGGCACGCCTTGGAGCTCTACGCCCGCACGGCCGTGGTGGTGGCGGTCATCGACGCGGTGTGTATCGGGTTGGGCGCGCTGCTGCTGGACGTCCCCTTCCCGCTGCCGCTGGCGATGCTGGTCTTCGTGTCCGCCTTCATCCCCTTCGTGGGCGCCATCGCCTCGGGCGCCGTGGCCGTGGTGCTCGCCCTGTTCACCGGCGGCCCGACCACCGCGCTGCTGATGGCCGTGGTGGTACTGGCCGTGCAGCAGCTGGAGGGCAATGTGCTGCAGCCGCTGCTGATGGGCCGGGCCGTCAGCCTGCACCCCTATGCCGTGATCGTCGGGGTGAGCCTGTCGGGCTACCTCTTCGGCCTGGTGGGCGCCCTGTTGGCGGTGCCGGCGATGGCCGGGGGGATGGCCTGGCTGCGCTACCTGAACGACACCGATCCATTCCCCCAGCTGGAAGCGGAACCCGATCCCGCTGAGGAGGCGGGCAGCGGCGCCCACCCGGCGCACCCCTGA
- a CDS encoding APC family permease produces MRTQTTSHRTDSAQTQTPLRRAVGTGALFLFILGDVLGAGVYVLVGEVAGAAGGAVWLPLLVALLLALLTAGSYAELATKYPRAGGSSHYARRAFGPFMGFLVGFCMLAAGIVSVGALALGFAGDYLAEFVSLPVPAVVVFFLAALALLNIRGIKESMGVNAVATVVEVGGLLLVIALGFLVIARGDADLSRLTQLGTAGHGPAGAVLAASVLAFYSYVGFETSVNIAEEARDPSRSYPRALFGALLTAGLVYVGVGVAASAILPTPRLAASSGPLLEVVRAAGIVPPVLFSMVALVAVANGALLTGIMSSRLAYGMARDGLLPSVLGRVLPGRRTPWVAVLVTTALSALLALTGEISTLAGTLVLLLLVVFASVNVAVLVLRRDQVGHSHFRIPSVVPALGLLSCLGLATRVEAATWRLGVPLLAAGAVLAAVASRRARTPSGTR; encoded by the coding sequence ATGAGAACCCAGACCACATCTCACCGGACCGACTCCGCCCAGACCCAGACGCCGCTGCGTCGGGCCGTCGGCACGGGCGCACTCTTCCTGTTCATCCTGGGTGACGTGCTGGGCGCGGGCGTCTACGTCCTGGTGGGCGAGGTGGCCGGTGCGGCAGGTGGCGCGGTGTGGCTGCCGCTCCTGGTGGCACTCCTGCTGGCGCTGCTGACCGCGGGCTCCTATGCGGAGCTGGCGACGAAGTACCCGCGCGCCGGCGGCTCCTCGCACTACGCCCGTCGCGCCTTCGGACCGTTCATGGGCTTCCTGGTCGGCTTCTGCATGCTGGCGGCGGGCATCGTGTCGGTGGGCGCCCTGGCGCTGGGCTTCGCCGGTGACTACCTGGCCGAATTCGTCTCGCTGCCCGTCCCCGCCGTCGTCGTGTTCTTCCTGGCCGCCTTGGCCCTGCTCAACATCAGGGGGATCAAGGAGTCGATGGGCGTCAATGCCGTCGCGACGGTGGTTGAGGTCGGCGGCCTGCTGCTGGTGATCGCCCTGGGTTTCCTGGTGATCGCGCGCGGTGACGCGGACCTCTCGCGGCTGACCCAGCTCGGCACGGCCGGGCACGGCCCGGCCGGTGCGGTGCTCGCGGCCTCGGTCCTCGCCTTCTACTCCTATGTGGGCTTCGAGACATCAGTGAACATCGCCGAGGAGGCCCGTGACCCCAGCCGTTCCTACCCTCGGGCCCTGTTCGGTGCGCTGCTGACCGCGGGCCTGGTCTACGTCGGGGTCGGCGTGGCGGCCAGCGCGATCCTGCCCACACCCCGACTCGCCGCCTCCTCCGGACCGCTGTTGGAGGTGGTCCGGGCAGCGGGCATCGTGCCGCCGGTGCTGTTCAGCATGGTGGCGCTGGTGGCGGTGGCCAATGGCGCGCTGCTGACCGGCATCATGTCCTCCCGTCTCGCGTACGGCATGGCGCGCGACGGCTTGCTGCCCTCGGTGCTGGGGCGGGTCCTGCCGGGCCGGCGAACCCCGTGGGTGGCGGTCCTGGTGACCACCGCGCTGTCCGCCCTGCTGGCGCTGACCGGTGAGATCTCGACCCTGGCCGGCACCCTGGTGCTCCTGCTCCTGGTGGTCTTCGCCAGCGTCAACGTCGCCGTCCTGGTGTTGCGCCGCGACCAGGTCGGCCACAGCCACTTCCGCATCCCGAGTGTGGTGCCTGCGCTGGGCCTGCTCTCCTGCCTGGGGCTTGCCACCCGTGTCGAGGCGGCGACGTGGCGGCTGGGCGTGCCGCTGTTGGCGGCGGGCGCCGTGCTGGCCGCTGTCGCTTCGCGCCGCGCCAGAACCCCCTCAGGGACCCGCTGA
- a CDS encoding cytochrome c biogenesis CcdA family protein, giving the protein MDNPTLPIALLAGIISFASPCFLPIVPVYVGYLVGTDEQERTRAAALKQSLAFVAGFSIVFVGLWASIGLIGWVIGDHRDLMRWIGGLVLVVMGLHVAGLIRIPLLARTMGGPRSGRGAQAPGLRRSLLLGLAFGAGWTPCIGPILGGIIGLATQTSSVGQGAALLVAYCLGLGIPFVAVALGASWVSEKLSWLTRHEAAVQLISGALLVLVGFLVITNQFSRLAAFGV; this is encoded by the coding sequence ATGGACAATCCCACGCTCCCGATCGCGCTGCTGGCCGGCATCATCAGTTTCGCCTCGCCATGCTTCCTGCCGATCGTGCCCGTCTACGTCGGCTACCTGGTGGGCACCGACGAGCAGGAGCGCACCCGCGCCGCGGCGCTGAAACAGTCCTTGGCCTTCGTGGCCGGATTCAGCATCGTCTTCGTCGGGCTCTGGGCCTCCATCGGCCTGATCGGCTGGGTGATCGGCGACCACCGAGACCTGATGCGCTGGATCGGCGGACTGGTACTGGTGGTGATGGGGCTGCACGTCGCCGGCCTGATCCGGATCCCACTGCTGGCCCGCACCATGGGCGGCCCGCGCTCCGGCCGCGGCGCCCAGGCCCCCGGCCTGCGCCGCTCACTGCTGCTCGGCCTGGCCTTCGGCGCCGGCTGGACGCCCTGCATCGGGCCCATCCTCGGCGGCATCATCGGGTTGGCCACCCAGACCAGCAGCGTCGGCCAGGGCGCCGCCCTGCTGGTTGCCTACTGCCTGGGGCTGGGCATCCCCTTCGTCGCGGTCGCTCTCGGGGCGTCCTGGGTGAGCGAGAAGCTCTCCTGGTTGACCCGCCACGAGGCCGCCGTCCAACTGATCTCGGGGGCGCTGCTCGTGCTCGTCGGCTTCCTGGTGATCACCAACCAGTTCAGCAGGCTTGCCGCCTTCGGAGTATGA